The stretch of DNA CGTCGCGCCGGTGGCCGGGCACCTGACGCCGGTGCCAGGCGGCGTCGGGCCGATGACGGTGGCCATGCTGCTACGGAACACGCTGGAGGCGGCACGCAAGCAGCTCGAGAGAAAACTCTGAGGGCCGGGCCGACTCAGATCATTCGCGACTGTGCCATGCCGATGGCATTTTCCGGCTCGGTCATGCACCTATCCCTTCTTGTCCGGTGCCTTCGAACTCGTCCGGCGCCCGCTGCCGGTGGCCTTTGCCTGCGCGGGTGCGGTGGCGACCGGCTCGCTCAGGATGCGCCGTGGTGCGGCCGGTGCTACGATCGGCGCGACACCCCAGATGTGCTCTGCGTATTCGCCCACCGAACGGTCGCTCGAGAAGTACCCCATGTTGGCGATGTTCAACACGGCCGCGCGATCCCAGGCGGCGGGGTCGCGCCACAGCGCATCCACGCGGTCCTGTGCGGCGACATACGACTCGATATCCGCCATCAGCATGTAGACATCGCGCTCGTGAGTGAGCCAATCACGAATCGGCTGGAAGAGATGCGGTGCCCGGGGGCTGAAGGCCCCATCCGCGATCGAATCGAGCGCCCGCCGTACGGCCGCATGGGACTGGTATACCGCCCACGGATCGTGGTGCATGCGCCGCATCGCGACTTCTTCGGCCGTCAGGCCGAACAGGAAGAAGTTCTCCGCTCCCACTGCGTTGCGAATCTCGATGTTGGCGCCGTCGAGTGTGCCGATCGTCAGCGCGCCGTTCAGCGCGAACTTCATGTTGCCCGTGCCGGAGGCCTCGTGCCCGGCCGTCGAAATCTGTTGCGACAGGTCAGCGGCGGGAATCACGCGCTCCGCCAGCGACACGTCGTAGTTCGGCAGGAACACCACCCGCAGGCGGTCGCGCACGCGCTCGTCCTGCTGAATCGTGCGTGCCACGTCATTGATCAGCTTGATGATCAGCTTGGCGCGGGAGTAGGCCGGGGCGGCCTTGGCACCGAAGAAAACGACCCGCGGGACGAAATCTGTGCCGGGATCGTCGCACATGGCCTGGTAGCGCATCACGACGTAGAGGATGTTGAGTAATTGACGCTTGTATTCGTGCAACCGTTTGACCTGCACGTCGAACAAGGCATCCGGCGAGACAGCGATGTGCAGATTCCGTTGTAGCCAGTCGGCGAAGTTATCCTTGCAGGCCCGCTTGGCGGCCCGCACCTCCGCACGGAAGCTCGGGTCATCCGCCAGCGGTGCCAGTTTCCGCAACTCCGCCAACTCCCGTACCCAGCCCGGACCCAGGCGCGCCTTAATCAGCCGTGACAGGTCCGGGTTGCACGCCAGCACCCAGCGCCGTGGCGTGACGCCATTGGTCACGTTCAGGAACTTCTCCGGCCACAGCGCCGCGAAATCCGGCACCACGCGCTCTTGCAGCAGATCGGTATGCAGCGCGGCCACGCCATTGACCCGGCGGCTGCCCACAATGGCGAGATTGGCCATCCGGACCAAGGGGGTCGGGCCCTCTTCGATCAGCGACAACCGCTGCCGCCGGGCGCCGTCGCCAGGCCAACGGCTCGCCACCGGGCCATCCAGGAAACGCTGGTTGATCTCGAAGATGATCTGCAGGTGCCGTGGCAGCACGCGCGCCAGCAGGGCCACGGGCCACTTCTCCAGCGCTTCCGGCAGCAACGTGTGGTTCGTGTAATGGAAGACGCGCTGCGTGATGTCCCACGCCTGCTCCCACTCGAGCCCACGTTCGTCCACGAGGATGCGCATCAGTTCCGCCACGCCCAGTGCGGGGTGCGTGTCGTTGAGTTGGACAGCCACACGGTCCGGCAGCAGCGCAAAGTCCTGGTGTCGATCGAGGAAACGCCGCAGAACGTCGTTCAGCGTGCATGCCACAAAAAAGTACTGTTGCGCAAGCCGCAACTCCCGCCCGGCATCATTGTCGTCGGCGGGGTACAGCACCTTGGTCAGCGTCTCGGTGCGGGCCTGTTCCGCCACCGCCTCTACGTAGCCGCCGCGGTTAAAAGCGGCGAGATCAAACATCTCCGGTGCCCGGGCCGACCAGAGCCGCAGGAAGTTCACCGTCTCCCCGCCGTAGCCGAGAATCGGCCAATCGTACGGCACGCCCATCACGACCTTGTAGCCACGCCATTGCGGACGGTACCGTCCCTGGCGATCCGTGGCCGGTTCGACGTGACCGTAGAGCCGGACCGGGCAGGAGCACTCCGGACGGGCAATCTCCCAGGGTGAGCCGAAACGCAGCCAGTAGTCCGGCCGCTCGACCTGCCAGCCGTCGATGATTTCCTGGCGGAAAATGCCGAACTCGTAGCGCAGCCCGTAGCCGTAGACAGGCAGGCCGAGGGTTGCGGCCGAGTCGAGATAACACGCGGCCAGCCGGCCGAGGCCGCCGTTGCCGAGTCCGGCGTCGGGCTGCAGTTCGCAGATCGTGTCAAGTTCGAGGCCCAGTTCGGCGAAGAGCGGCACACACTCGTCGTAGATGCCGAGGCAGACGAGGTGGTTCTTGAGCATGCGGCCGAGCAGGTACTCCAACGAGAGGTAGTACACGCGCTTGACGTCGCGGCGGCTGTAGAGCGTCTGCGTAGCGATCATGCGGTCGACGATCTGGTCGCGCGTGGCGCGTGCCAGACTCACGAAGTGGTCGAAGGGCTGCGCTGTTTCCCACGCTTCGCCTTGTGTCAGGCGCAGGTGCTCGTGGAAGCGGGCGAGCAGGACCGTGGCATCGGCCGACAAGGGAGACTTGGTGGCGGGGGCGGATCGAGCCGAACGCGGTTGGCGCGGCATGCGGGCACCTCGCTGGCGGGCCCGGCCCGGACACCCCACGCGCGGGCGCCGGCCAGGGCCGGGATCAGGATCGGCAACGGTACGATGGACTGGATTCTTGCGCTCTCCGGGACCGCGGTCAAGCAGCCCCATAGGGCGGGTGCGCCGGTGACACGCGACCTTCCGCTTTTAATAGAACAGGAACACCCACCAGTTCTTCATGGGCTTGCCGTCGTCGTCGCGGCACGGATTATCCAGTCCGGGCATGCACTGCCGCCAATAAACCAGCCAGCGGCCCATGCAGTCCGGCGCGAGTTCGTGATACGCCTCAAAACGTGCCCGCTCGAATTCGTGCACCCGGTCCTGGCCATCCGGACCGTTGCGCAGTCGCCAGTTCTCGATGGTCGTCTGTACGGTATAGGGGCTCACCAGGTCGTAATGGTTGCGCGCCCCCGGCGGGAAATGCACGTTGCCGCCCATCGCGACGTAGTTCTCGATCGTATGGGTCTTGCCGTCCTTGTGCATCACGAGCGTGGTCGGAGTCGGATACTCGATCTTGTCGTCCGGGCCGACGGCGTACAGCCGGTCCACCGGGAACTCCGGAAACCGCGTATTCAGGTTGAACTCCGCGAATTCGTCGAAGTACTTCTTGAAGTACGGAATCGCGTTCGCGTTCGCCGTGCCTTCCAACGCATGGCCGAAGTTCTCCAGCGCGCAGCCCAGCCCACGGTTCGTATTGAACCACGAGATGCGAAAGCTCCGTCCGGACCAGGGCATGTCACGCGGGTGGCCGTTGCCGCTGCGGCCAAACCGTTCCGGGAGCGGCTTGAACGCCTCGTCGTAATACTGCTTGAATTCGACGCTTTCGAACGCCGCGCCCTCGTCGTCATGCACCCCGTAGAACCAGAGTTCATGCACGAGGCCGGCGTGGATGAGCTCGTGCAGGTCGAGGTGGCGGTCGGGCTGCTCCGGGTCGACGAAGCCGTAGTGCCGCGCGAACTCCGGGCTGTAAAACGGTGCGTAGAGCGTGTTCTGGCGCGGACCACGGGGATACTTCGCACTGTTGCGTGCCGCGCGCCCCTCCGGGATCGGCATGTCACGCAGATCGACGTACTTCACCACCTCGTACTGCAGGAAAGCCGGTGCGTCGGGGTTCCTGAAACCGTGGTAGCGGGAGGACTCGGCCAGCGCGCGGATCGTTTCCTCGGTGCGCTGCTGAATCCAGGCCGGGTCGCGGTCATTTGAAAAGTTGAGCACGAGCAGGCGCGGCTTCAGCACGCGGATGCGGTCGTGGTGTTCGATGAGCCACGGATCGGAATTACGGTAGCTGACCCGGTTAGGCCAGACGGAAAGGTCGTCCCCCAATCCGGGCGGGGGGGGCAGCTTCCGCGCCGCGGCGCGGGTGGCCTCCGCCGGGGCCGTGGTCTGGGCGGTGGTGAGGTCCGCGGCATGCCAGGCAAGTACGATCGTGAGGGTGAGGACGAAACAACTGAACCGCATCACGCGCTCCTCCGCTGCAACCTGACCCCCGGCGGGCACTTCGCCGCCACGACGCGGCCACGGTGTCCGGGCGGCATTTTAGCAGAACTCCGGGTGGTGCGGCGCCGGCGCGGAGAATGCACGGCGCAGCCCCCACGCGTGGTGCGGTGGCGGCCCCCCCTGGCGTCCGAGCCGCTACGACTACGGTTCCCGCGTCGTCGTGGCCGGTGCTGGAGCTGCGCCGCCGCGCCACAGCCGCGCCAGCCACCCTTGCGTGTCGAACACGATGCCGAGCACGCTCGGCACCAGTACCAGTGTCCCGATGGAACTCACCAGCAGGCCCACCACCATCACCGAGGCCAGCCCTCGATACAGCTCGCTGCCCGCCCCTGGCCACAACGCCAGCGGCAACTGCCCCGCGATCGTGGTCAGACTGGTCATGAAGATCGGGCGCAGGCGGGCGCTGACGGCCGCGCGGATTGCGTCGCGTTGCGCCATGCCGTGCAGGCGCCAGTTCTGGAGCGCCTGGTCCACCAGCAGAATCGCGTTGTTCACGACGATGCCGACCAGGATCACGAACCCGAGGAAGGTCACCACATCGAGTTGCTGCACCGGCTGGCTGGTAGTCAGCAGCGTTCCCCAGTGGGCCAGTGACAACCCGAGGAAGCCCCCCAGGATCGCCAGCGGCACGCTGAACATGATCACGAAGGGATACACCCAACTCTCGTACAATGCCGCCATCAGCAGGTACACGATCAGCAGGGAAAGAAAAAAGCGGCTGGAGACGATGTTCAGCAGCGTCTTGAGATTCGGCCCTGTCCAGGCCCCGACCATCGTCTCGCGGGCGGTCTGCAGTTTGTCCGCGTTGCCCGTGAATTGCACGATCACGCTTGGGTGAATGCGCTCCGTCTCACGCAGCTTCGGCAGGATTCCATCGCGGATCTTCGTGAGCACCTCCTCGAGCGCAAGCGACTCCGGGGGTGTCACTTCCAGCGTTACCGCGCGCTGCCGTTCCACCCGGTAGATCGTCTCCAAAGCCGTCGTGTCCACCAGCCGCACCACGGACCCGAGCGGCACGATACCCGCCAGTGGTGTCGCGATCGGCACGTCGCGCAGGGCCTGGGTGGGCCGGTCGATCTGACCCTGCACCTTCAGGCGGATGTCGACCGTATCCCCGCCGGCGAAGCGGTAGTCGCCCACGTACGCCCCTTCCACGCACGCCGACAGGATGAACCCGACATCCCGGGCATTGAGGCCGACATCCGCGGCCCGCTCGCGATCCGGAAAGATTTGCAGCTCGGGGCGCCCCAGATCGAAGTTCGCCGGTGTCGCCCGTGGAAAGACCTTGAGTTCGTTCAACAACTCCATTTGCAGCGCAGTCGCGGCTTCGCGCACGCGATCCAGGTCGTCGCCGCGCACCTGGATCTGGACATTGTTGCCGCCCGCGATTCGGAAGATCGAGGCCTGGTTGAAGATCGGGATGACGCCCGGAATCCGCGCGCCCGCCGATCGCAGCAGGTTCGCGAGCGGTCGCACGACCGCATCGTCCTGGCTCGCAGCGCCCATGAAGCAGCCCGTGCCGCGCACGACGAAAAAGAAATTCTGGATCAGCGGCGGTGGAGTGAGCTGCTCATTGCGGTCGCGCCGTGCCTGCAGATAGGCGCCGAGCCCCTGCCACAGCGATGGTAACGGCTGTCCTGCGACCCGGGCTTCGACCTCGGCCCGCCACTCCCGATCGAGCTCGGCTTTCTCCGGCGAGCCGGGCGCGACTTCCCAGTAGCGATGAATGCGGTCTTCGACCATCAAGGCCATGCGGCGGAACTCGTCCACGCTGTAACCTGGCGGCGTGATCATGAACCCGAAGATCAGGTTGCGGTTGCCCTGCGGCAGGTAGCTGGTGGGCGGGACGAAGAACGGCACCAGCACGACGCACAGCATCACCATCACCCCCACGACCAGCCCGCGCCAGATGGGCCGCCCCTGGAGACCGCCAATGCGGGCACCCACCCACGCCGCTGTACGACTGACCCCGCCGGACACAGCGCTGCGCTGTGCGTCCGCGGGTAGGGCGGCCGCGGTGGGGCGCCGACCGATCGCCAGCAGCCGTGTGGCCAGCGTCGGGATGACCGTCAGGGAGATGACGAGCGAGAGCCCGACGGCGGCCACGGTGGCGATGGAGATGTCGAGGAAGAGCTGGCCGGCCTCCTCCCGCACAAAGATCACCGGGACGAAAACTGCGATGGTGGTGAGCGTGCTGGCAACGACCGCGCCCCAGACTTCCCGGGTCCCCTCGTAAGCCGCCTCGATCGCCCGCTTGCCCATCTGGAAATGGCGGTAGATGTTCTCGAGCACCACGATCGCATTGTCCACCACCATGCCGACGGCGAACGCCATGCCTGCGAGCATGATGACGTTCATGGTGCGACCGAAGGACGCCACCAGCAGGAAGGTGCCGATGACCGAGACCGGAATGGCGATCGCCACGACGGCCGTCGCGCGCCAGTTGCGCAGGAACAGCAAGAGCACGCCGATCGCCAGCAGGCCGCCGACCACGATGTTGTTGCGCACCATCGCGATGGCCTGGTCGATATAGACGGTTTCGTCGTAGACCTGCACGAGTTCCATGGATAAGCCGCGGGCCTGCAGCACGTCGGTATTGACGCGCTCAATGGCGCTCCGCAGACCCCGCATGACTTCGATCACGTTCGCCCCCACCTCGCGCCGCACGGGAAACGCGAGCACGTATTGGCCCTTGTTGCGGACGAAGCCGAGCTGCTTCTTGAACCCGCTCTGGACCTGCGCGACGTCGCGTACGTAGACCGGCCCGCCGGGGGTGTAGGCCACGACCGTGTTCAGGATCTGGTCGAGGTCCTCGTACTGGCCGACGGTGCGTACCGAGTAATCCAGCTTGCCCTGGGCCATCGTGCCGGCGGAGCGGTTGATGTTCTGCTGCCGCAGGGCGGCGTCGAGCTGCTGGAAGGTGAGCCCGCGCGTCGCAAGCGCGCCGGAATCCACGAAGATTTCGATCTCGCGCTCGCGCCCACCGAAGACGTCCGTCGACCCGACGCCCGGCACGCGGTCGAGATACGGCTTGATGTAATCCTCGGCGAAGTCACGCAGCTTGGGAGTGTCGACGTCCGAGCCGTCCCGGGTGTACAGCACCAGCCAGGCGATGGGTGAATCCGCCGCCGCATCCGTGGCGACCACAGTGGGCTGCTCGACCTCGAGCGGATAGCCGGACACTTGCCGCAGCTTGTCGGTGACGTCGCGCAGCGCGGTGTCCTTGTTCACGTCGTTGTAGAACTCCAGTTCGATCTCGGCGCGGTTGTCGAACGACGAGCTGCGCATCTCGCGCAGCCCCTGCACACTGCGGAGTTGCTCCTCCTGGCGCTCCACCACTTCGCGTTCGACTTCCTGCGGCGTGGCACCGGTCCAGCGGGTCTCGACCTTGATTACCGGAATGTCGACGTTGGGTGTGAGTTGCACCGGAATGTTGAACAACGCCAGCACGCCGAACAACACGATGTAAAGAACACCGACCGAGACCGCGACCGGCCGTGCGATGCAGAACTGGATGATGCTCACGAACGATCCGCTCCCTGGTTGGACGTGGCCGGCTCACCGGCCGAGCGCGCGCCGGGCAGTTGTTGCGGCAGGATCTCCTCCATCGGGCGCGGAATGACGGGACCCGGGATCAGGCGCTCGTTGGCCCGGGCCACGACCACGTCACCCGCCTGCAAGCCGGTACCCTGCACTTCAATCTCGCCACCGATCTCAAGCCCTGTGGTGACCGGGAGGGGGCTGGCAATCGCCTGGCCCTCCGGACCGGGCCTTACAAGCATGACGCGCTTGCCGGTCGGGTCCGCGACGATGGCATCCTTATTCACCATCAGGCGCGTCGCGCTGGGGCCGGACGGCACGTAGGTCCAGACGAACATCCCCGGCAGCAGGGTTCTGTCCGTGTTTGGCAGGTCGACCTCGACCGGGAAGGTGCGCGCTGCCGGGGATGCCTGCGGGATGATGCGGCTGATCTGCGCCGCGAGGGACTTGCGCAGCGCCTCGACTTCGACCGTGGCCGGGGCTCCGCGCTGTGCGAACATGATGGCGCTCTCCGGCACATCCACGCGCACCTTCACCGTGTCGAGCGCAATGAACTCGCACACGGCGCCGCCCTCGCCGAGCCACTCGCCGGTATCGGTGCGCTTCGACACGACGGCGCCGGCGAAGGGGGCCCGTACGACCGTGCGATCGTACTCGCGCTGCAGCCGTGCTACGACGGCCTTCTGGGCGGCCACGGCCTGCCGCGCGCGGGCCAGGACCTCGGGACGCGTACCATTGCGGGCTCGATCGAGTTGTGCGCGGGCCTGGGCGAGCCGCCCACGATTGGCGAGATAATCCATCTCGGCGTCGAAAAACTCTTTGAAGCTGGACTGCTGCCGTTCATGAAGCCCGCGCAACCGCTCCAGGTCGAACTCCGCTTTCCTCAACAGTGCTTCCACTTCGGCCACCACGGCCTCCAGCCGGGCGAGGTCCTCGGGCCGCTCCCCGTTTTCAAGTTCCTCGAGCTCCGCAGAGAGCGCCTGGAGCGTGGCCTCGGCTTCTTGCAGACGGTACTCGGCGACGGCGTCATCCAGCCGGCACAGCACGTCCCCCGCCTGCAGATACTGCCCCTCTTCCGCCTCGAACGCGGCGACCACGCCGGAGACTTCCGACGCGACGACCACCGCTCGATCCGGCCGAATGGAACCGACCAGCCGCAGGGACGGCGGGATCGTACGCTCTTGCACCGTGGTTACGGCGACCATCGTGGGCGGGCGCTGCTGGGCGCTGGCCACAGACAGACCCGCGGCACAGACGAGAAGCACCCCGAGGGAATGGGGCCGACGACCGGTTGTTCTACTCATGGTGCGCAATTCCATGCCCCGCCGGTGGGCGGACGTTCGGGCGGGCTCGACGCGGGATTCTAGGAGCCCCTCCGCCAATCGACAACCAGCCGGTAGGCGGCTTCGACATCGGCGGATGCGGCACACCGGATGGGGTCAGTAGCCGGCGGCCTGACCGTCCTTCCGCGATTCTGTCGCCCCATGCAGCACCCCGGTTACGGCGTCGCGCAGAATCGCCTGATACCCGCCGAACACGCCGGGGCGCTCGACCAGTACGTGCCCGCGCCCCTCAAGTTCATGGCGCACGGGTGCTGCCACGCCCGCTTCAAGCGCCACGCTGCCGCCGTCCGTCATGGTCTCACCGGTCGGCGTCGACGAGCCGGAGTGATGACAGCGGGCGGAGTCCCCCGCCGCCTGCAAGTCCATGCCATGTTCGAGCAGGTTACAAAGGATTTGCACCTGTCCCTGTGGCTGCATGTCGCCGCCCATGACGCCGAAGCACAGCCATGCTTCGCCGTGGCGCGTCACGAAACCGGGGATGATCGTGTGGAACGGGCGTTTGCCGGGTGCGAGGACATTCGGATGCCGCTCGTCCAGCGCAAAGAGTTCGCCGCGATTCTGGAGGCAAAAACCCATGCCGTCGGGACACAAACCGGAGCCGAACCCGCGGTAGTTACTCTGGATGAGGGAGACCATGTTCCCGGCATCGTCGGCCGTTGCAAGGTAGGCCGTATCACTGTCGCGCAGGTGTGCGTCGGCCGCGGTAACGGCGATTTCCCCCGGCGGCAGCGCCCGGCTGGCGCGCTCACCGAGCAGTTTGCGGCGCTCCTCCGCATAACCCTTCGAGATCAGACGCTCCCATGGCACCCGGACGAAATCTGGATCGGCGTAGTAGCGTGCTCGATCTTCGTAGGCGATCTTCTTCGCCTCGATCAACAGATGCAGGTACGCGGAGCTGTTGTGACCGAGCTTCCCAAGCGGGTAAGGTTCGAGAAGGTTAAGCATCTGCAGCACGGCGAGACCTTGGCCGTTGGGGGGCAGCGCCCAGATCTCGCACCCACGGAAGGTGGTCGTGTGCGGAGTCACCCACGTCGAAGTGTGCGTGGCCAGATCGTGCGTTCCCAGGTACGCCCCCACGCGTGCGCAGAATGTACCGAGACGTGCCGCGAGTTCACCACGATAGAACGCAGCGCTACCGGCCGTTGCGATCGTAGCCAGCGTGTCGGCGAGGCCGGGGTTGGTAAAGACCTCGCCGCAGCGCGGTGCGCGCCCCTTCGGTAAAAACGTCTCTGCGAATCCCGGCAGTGCACCAAGAATTCGCCCGCCGTGCTCCCAATCCCGCGCGATTACCTCGGTGACGGGGAACCCCTCGCGGGCATAAGCGATGGCCGGCGCCAGCACATCGGACCAGGACAGCCGACCGAAACGCGCGTGCAATTCCGCCCACCCAGCTACACAGCCCGGTACACTCACAGGCAGCGGTCCGTGCGGTGGAATGGCCGTCAGCCGCTGCGCTCGGCACACGTCGATCGTCAGCGCGCGCGGGGCGCGACCACTCGCATTGAGACCGTGCAGACGCCGGGCAGCCCCTTCCCAGACCAGCGCGAAGAGATCTCCACCGATCCCGCAGCTCGTGGGCTCGACCAATCCCAGCACCGCATTGGCCCCGATGGCTGCATCAACCGCTGACCCCCCGGCTTGCAGCAGCCGCAGTGCGGTCTGGGTCGCCAGGGGCTGGCTGGTTGCGGCCATGCCACGGCGCGCGAGGACTACGCTGCGTGTAGCCGGCCTCACCCCCCACGGACAATAAGAACCCGTCATGGACGCATCCTCCGCAACCGGCCACAGGCCGGGGGTGTTGGTGCGACCGGAAGAGTAATCAAGCGCTACTGCTCGTCTTCGGTGCCGGCGGCGCGTCGCTGCCGGGCTCCCCCGCGGGCCGAACGCGCTTTCTCTTCCGGATCGATCGCCTGCACGACGGCGTGATCATCGGGGAAGCGTTCACGGAGGCGTGGCAGGAGTGTCTGGAGTGTTTCCACTTCTACGGGTTGCAGATTCGGCGTGATGCACTGCGGATCGCGGAGCCACTCCTTCCATTGTACGAGGGGGACGCGAATGTCGCTCCCAACGGTCATGAGGCGCACCGCTGCCTCTTCGACCGGGGGTTCCGGGTTGACGGAGATGAAAATCTGGTCGTCGGCGCAGGCCGTCCACCAGAACGGGTTCCGCCGGTTCGCGACCACCCACGCCTGTACGTATGACTGCGCGAAGCGTGGCCGCTCCGACCAATCAGCATAGCAGGACCAGTGCAGCGGTAAATTGGCGTACTTGGCGAGCGGATCACGCGGCGAAAGGAAATCACCCGTGGCGCGGAAGAACGGCTCCAATGGATCGAGTGCGCCTGTGCATAAGGCACAGGAAAGCGGTGGCAGCTTCAGGTTCATGGCTCTGACCTGCCGGGCGCACCCACCGACTTTTGTCGCTGGTTGCACGCCCCATACGAGACTTCGGCCCGCGCTCGGCTACCGACTGACTGGCGCTCGTGCGGGAGTATATCGTTTGAGGCGGGGTGTGCCGACCTTTGCAGCACGGTTTGAAGCGAGCTGGCGACACACCCAAGTTGCGGCCCCCCACATGCGGCAACATCCCATAATAAAGAGGGCACCGAGTGCCGTGCGGCAGCCCGGTGCTCTCCGGAGGGGAAAGAAGCGTGCGTACTTTACCTGTTGCTCACGTCCTGTCAACCAAAACTTATCGGCCCCTCGGATTTTTTTCGAAAAGTAGGTCGCGATCTCCACCGGGAGTTGCTACCTTCTCTCTAAATGATTTTGCACGATCGACTTAAGGGCAGATTCACAACGCACAATGGACCGCTCAAGTCCCCTTTCAGGCACCCTGCCGGAGCACCGGCGCTTGACCGGACCGGGAACGGCAGGAGTGGAACATGGCCTGGGCCC from Phycisphaerales bacterium encodes:
- a CDS encoding efflux RND transporter permease subunit, with the protein product MSIIQFCIARPVAVSVGVLYIVLFGVLALFNIPVQLTPNVDIPVIKVETRWTGATPQEVEREVVERQEEQLRSVQGLREMRSSSFDNRAEIELEFYNDVNKDTALRDVTDKLRQVSGYPLEVEQPTVVATDAAADSPIAWLVLYTRDGSDVDTPKLRDFAEDYIKPYLDRVPGVGSTDVFGGREREIEIFVDSGALATRGLTFQQLDAALRQQNINRSAGTMAQGKLDYSVRTVGQYEDLDQILNTVVAYTPGGPVYVRDVAQVQSGFKKQLGFVRNKGQYVLAFPVRREVGANVIEVMRGLRSAIERVNTDVLQARGLSMELVQVYDETVYIDQAIAMVRNNIVVGGLLAIGVLLLFLRNWRATAVVAIAIPVSVIGTFLLVASFGRTMNVIMLAGMAFAVGMVVDNAIVVLENIYRHFQMGKRAIEAAYEGTREVWGAVVASTLTTIAVFVPVIFVREEAGQLFLDISIATVAAVGLSLVISLTVIPTLATRLLAIGRRPTAAALPADAQRSAVSGGVSRTAAWVGARIGGLQGRPIWRGLVVGVMVMLCVVLVPFFVPPTSYLPQGNRNLIFGFMITPPGYSVDEFRRMALMVEDRIHRYWEVAPGSPEKAELDREWRAEVEARVAGQPLPSLWQGLGAYLQARRDRNEQLTPPPLIQNFFFVVRGTGCFMGAASQDDAVVRPLANLLRSAGARIPGVIPIFNQASIFRIAGGNNVQIQVRGDDLDRVREAATALQMELLNELKVFPRATPANFDLGRPELQIFPDRERAADVGLNARDVGFILSACVEGAYVGDYRFAGGDTVDIRLKVQGQIDRPTQALRDVPIATPLAGIVPLGSVVRLVDTTALETIYRVERQRAVTLEVTPPESLALEEVLTKIRDGILPKLRETERIHPSVIVQFTGNADKLQTARETMVGAWTGPNLKTLLNIVSSRFFLSLLIVYLLMAALYESWVYPFVIMFSVPLAILGGFLGLSLAHWGTLLTTSQPVQQLDVVTFLGFVILVGIVVNNAILLVDQALQNWRLHGMAQRDAIRAAVSARLRPIFMTSLTTIAGQLPLALWPGAGSELYRGLASVMVVGLLVSSIGTLVLVPSVLGIVFDTQGWLARLWRGGAAPAPATTTREP
- a CDS encoding glycogen/starch/alpha-glucan phosphorylase translates to MPRQPRSARSAPATKSPLSADATVLLARFHEHLRLTQGEAWETAQPFDHFVSLARATRDQIVDRMIATQTLYSRRDVKRVYYLSLEYLLGRMLKNHLVCLGIYDECVPLFAELGLELDTICELQPDAGLGNGGLGRLAACYLDSAATLGLPVYGYGLRYEFGIFRQEIIDGWQVERPDYWLRFGSPWEIARPECSCPVRLYGHVEPATDRQGRYRPQWRGYKVVMGVPYDWPILGYGGETVNFLRLWSARAPEMFDLAAFNRGGYVEAVAEQARTETLTKVLYPADDNDAGRELRLAQQYFFVACTLNDVLRRFLDRHQDFALLPDRVAVQLNDTHPALGVAELMRILVDERGLEWEQAWDITQRVFHYTNHTLLPEALEKWPVALLARVLPRHLQIIFEINQRFLDGPVASRWPGDGARRQRLSLIEEGPTPLVRMANLAIVGSRRVNGVAALHTDLLQERVVPDFAALWPEKFLNVTNGVTPRRWVLACNPDLSRLIKARLGPGWVRELAELRKLAPLADDPSFRAEVRAAKRACKDNFADWLQRNLHIAVSPDALFDVQVKRLHEYKRQLLNILYVVMRYQAMCDDPGTDFVPRVVFFGAKAAPAYSRAKLIIKLINDVARTIQQDERVRDRLRVVFLPNYDVSLAERVIPAADLSQQISTAGHEASGTGNMKFALNGALTIGTLDGANIEIRNAVGAENFFLFGLTAEEVAMRRMHHDPWAVYQSHAAVRRALDSIADGAFSPRAPHLFQPIRDWLTHERDVYMLMADIESYVAAQDRVDALWRDPAAWDRAAVLNIANMGYFSSDRSVGEYAEHIWGVAPIVAPAAPRRILSEPVATAPAQAKATGSGRRTSSKAPDKKG
- a CDS encoding efflux RND transporter periplasmic adaptor subunit yields the protein MSRTTGRRPHSLGVLLVCAAGLSVASAQQRPPTMVAVTTVQERTIPPSLRLVGSIRPDRAVVVASEVSGVVAAFEAEEGQYLQAGDVLCRLDDAVAEYRLQEAEATLQALSAELEELENGERPEDLARLEAVVAEVEALLRKAEFDLERLRGLHERQQSSFKEFFDAEMDYLANRGRLAQARAQLDRARNGTRPEVLARARQAVAAQKAVVARLQREYDRTVVRAPFAGAVVSKRTDTGEWLGEGGAVCEFIALDTVKVRVDVPESAIMFAQRGAPATVEVEALRKSLAAQISRIIPQASPAARTFPVEVDLPNTDRTLLPGMFVWTYVPSGPSATRLMVNKDAIVADPTGKRVMLVRPGPEGQAIASPLPVTTGLEIGGEIEVQGTGLQAGDVVVARANERLIPGPVIPRPMEEILPQQLPGARSAGEPATSNQGADRS
- a CDS encoding gamma-glutamyltransferase family protein, with protein sequence MTGSYCPWGVRPATRSVVLARRGMAATSQPLATQTALRLLQAGGSAVDAAIGANAVLGLVEPTSCGIGGDLFALVWEGAARRLHGLNASGRAPRALTIDVCRAQRLTAIPPHGPLPVSVPGCVAGWAELHARFGRLSWSDVLAPAIAYAREGFPVTEVIARDWEHGGRILGALPGFAETFLPKGRAPRCGEVFTNPGLADTLATIATAGSAAFYRGELAARLGTFCARVGAYLGTHDLATHTSTWVTPHTTTFRGCEIWALPPNGQGLAVLQMLNLLEPYPLGKLGHNSSAYLHLLIEAKKIAYEDRARYYADPDFVRVPWERLISKGYAEERRKLLGERASRALPPGEIAVTAADAHLRDSDTAYLATADDAGNMVSLIQSNYRGFGSGLCPDGMGFCLQNRGELFALDERHPNVLAPGKRPFHTIIPGFVTRHGEAWLCFGVMGGDMQPQGQVQILCNLLEHGMDLQAAGDSARCHHSGSSTPTGETMTDGGSVALEAGVAAPVRHELEGRGHVLVERPGVFGGYQAILRDAVTGVLHGATESRKDGQAAGY